One stretch of Flavobacterium sp. 9 DNA includes these proteins:
- a CDS encoding Crp/Fnr family transcriptional regulator has product MYEDLKYWYLRDHKLFRTLSYSQIKQLCIITGFKKASKGEIIYFSTSDLPRIFLLKKGNIKIVAIDEDGNETIKDIIQKGDLFGELTLETDSKNEEYAKVLSDDVAICSFLMSDFEDLLLRNPTLALSYTKFVGLKMKRIKNSYANLISKDAKTRLHQFLKDWAEKEGIQNGNTVVLDNYLTQSDIAQIICTSRQTATQLLNEMETNNLLAYNRKEIIIPDITKI; this is encoded by the coding sequence ATGTACGAAGATTTAAAATATTGGTATTTACGAGATCATAAATTGTTTAGAACGTTGAGTTACTCACAAATCAAGCAATTGTGTATTATTACAGGTTTTAAAAAAGCTTCAAAAGGAGAAATTATTTATTTTTCCACTTCAGATTTACCCCGAATCTTTTTACTTAAAAAAGGAAACATCAAAATTGTAGCTATTGATGAAGATGGCAACGAAACCATAAAAGATATTATTCAGAAAGGAGATTTGTTTGGTGAATTGACTTTAGAAACTGATTCTAAAAACGAAGAATATGCAAAAGTCCTTTCAGACGATGTCGCAATTTGTAGTTTTCTAATGTCGGATTTTGAAGATTTATTGCTTAGAAATCCAACTTTAGCACTTTCATATACCAAATTTGTTGGTCTTAAAATGAAGCGCATCAAGAATAGTTATGCCAATTTAATTTCTAAAGATGCAAAAACAAGATTACATCAGTTTCTTAAAGATTGGGCGGAAAAGGAAGGTATTCAAAATGGAAATACTGTAGTACTTGATAATTATCTTACTCAAAGTGATATTGCTCAAATCATTTGTACATCAAGGCAAACCGCCACACAATTGTTGAATGAAATGGAAACGAATAATCTTTTGGCGTACAATAGAAAAGAAATTATCATTCCGGATATTACCAAAATATAA
- a CDS encoding peroxiredoxin-like family protein — MKKLILICLVTFTTVANAQNAIPKSATDIAPLLIGEKIPDITLKTAENTVVKISDLVKKKKTVLVFYRGGWCPYCNMHLQALAEAEKQILDLGYQIIAVSPDAPENLKITEEKDKVKYTLLSDSKGELIKAVGIAYEAPENYKSVINVHSKGANTNFLPVPSVFVLNPESDILFEYISPDFKQRISTNLLVSVLTNIK; from the coding sequence ATGAAAAAATTAATCCTTATTTGTTTAGTGACCTTCACTACGGTTGCTAATGCACAAAACGCGATTCCAAAATCTGCGACAGATATTGCTCCTTTATTAATAGGAGAGAAAATTCCCGACATTACTTTAAAAACAGCTGAAAATACAGTTGTCAAAATTTCTGACTTAGTTAAAAAGAAAAAAACAGTTCTAGTTTTTTATCGAGGCGGTTGGTGTCCATATTGCAATATGCATTTGCAAGCTTTGGCTGAAGCCGAAAAACAAATTCTCGATTTGGGATATCAAATTATTGCCGTTAGTCCTGATGCACCCGAGAATTTAAAAATTACAGAAGAAAAAGATAAAGTAAAATATACCTTACTTTCTGATTCAAAAGGAGAACTTATCAAAGCTGTAGGAATTGCTTATGAAGCTCCGGAAAACTATAAATCAGTAATTAACGTACATTCTAAAGGAGCCAATACCAATTTCTTACCAGTTCCGTCTGTTTTTGTTCTAAACCCGGAATCTGATATTTTATTCGAATATATTTCTCCTGATTTTAAGCAGCGTATTTCGACCAATTTACTTGTTTCAGTATTAACAAATATCAAATAA
- a CDS encoding DoxX family protein: MKTAKLAWILRVVAAGILLQTLFFKFSGAAESIYIFSTLGIEPYGRIGSGIAELICAILILIPRTTWIGAFGASGIMTGAILSHLFVLGIVVENDGGFLFLLAIITLICCLTLLYFDKNKLFNLLKLK, encoded by the coding sequence ATGAAAACAGCAAAATTAGCCTGGATTTTAAGAGTCGTCGCTGCGGGAATCTTATTGCAGACTTTGTTTTTTAAGTTTAGCGGAGCAGCAGAAAGTATTTATATTTTTTCGACTTTAGGAATAGAACCTTACGGAAGAATTGGATCAGGAATCGCCGAATTAATTTGTGCCATTTTAATTCTGATTCCAAGAACCACTTGGATTGGAGCCTTTGGTGCGAGCGGAATAATGACCGGAGCAATTTTGTCTCATTTATTTGTCCTAGGAATTGTAGTCGAAAATGACGGAGGATTTTTGTTTTTGTTAGCCATTATTACCTTAATATGTTGTTTAACATTGCTTTATTTCGATAAAAATAAATTGTTTAATCTTCTAAAACTAAAATAG
- a CDS encoding DUF6438 domain-containing protein produces MKIIKLFLILLVFASCKKETESVQTPVIKTPFVQTPIVQSEIDRLKTKSEIENFIRKSDTNYKKYELKKLQDFNRSNSYDSVNKILANKLNVKTFYTKADFNNDGYTDLLAIGDNHDCISFRPGIEGEESCSFSPIVLMNNGKNKPKIFHIDKEFESPIVPKVEYINSQPFLVIHKQKLVDEKKKKYADSKAILTFKFGDFIEYNENPKKNKITKIEFRTSGCFGSCPVYKLTLNRDSLSVFNAQYYNFNKKDDVGYGKEEGVFSTKISKVEFDKLEELLNYCDFENLNKEYYVMHTDDQTGYLKITFNNGKVKMISDYGMIGTYGLKILYEKLAELRFNQKWKKK; encoded by the coding sequence ATGAAAATCATAAAGCTATTTTTAATTCTATTAGTTTTCGCATCCTGTAAAAAAGAAACTGAATCTGTCCAAACTCCCGTAATCAAAACCCCTTTTGTCCAAACTCCAATTGTCCAATCAGAAATAGATCGACTAAAAACTAAATCAGAAATAGAAAACTTCATTCGAAAAAGTGATACAAATTACAAGAAATATGAATTAAAAAAGCTTCAGGATTTTAACAGAAGTAATAGTTATGATAGCGTAAATAAGATTTTAGCAAATAAACTTAATGTCAAAACATTTTACACAAAAGCTGATTTTAATAATGATGGTTACACTGATTTGCTTGCTATTGGAGACAATCATGATTGTATAAGTTTTAGACCGGGAATTGAAGGGGAAGAATCATGTAGTTTTTCACCAATCGTATTAATGAATAATGGGAAAAATAAACCAAAAATTTTTCATATTGATAAAGAATTCGAAAGCCCAATTGTCCCAAAAGTTGAATATATAAATTCTCAGCCTTTCTTAGTTATTCATAAACAGAAATTAGTGGATGAGAAAAAAAAGAAATATGCAGATTCAAAAGCTATTTTGACTTTTAAATTTGGAGATTTTATCGAATACAATGAAAATCCAAAAAAGAATAAAATTACCAAAATTGAATTTAGAACTTCCGGTTGTTTTGGTTCTTGCCCAGTTTATAAACTAACATTAAATCGGGATTCCTTATCAGTATTTAATGCTCAATATTATAACTTCAATAAAAAAGACGATGTTGGTTATGGTAAAGAAGAAGGTGTTTTTTCGACAAAAATCAGTAAAGTAGAATTTGATAAATTAGAAGAACTTTTAAATTATTGTGATTTTGAAAATTTAAACAAAGAATATTATGTAATGCATACTGATGACCAAACTGGATATTTGAAAATAACGTTTAATAATGGCAAAGTGAAAATGATCAGTGACTATGGAATGATTGGAACTTATGGATTAAAAATTCTTTATGAAAAACTAGCAGAATTGAGATTTAATCAAAAATGGAAGAAAAAGTAA
- a CDS encoding biopolymer transporter ExbD: MSIKRKRRFHAEVATSSLSDIMFFLLLFFLIISTLANPNVIKMTLPKAKSNEKTNKQLISLSVTEDKKFYIDKEPVEFDALETTLMSKIGADKQQTVVVRIPFNLQVQDLVDVLQIGVKNNLKFVIATSPK, encoded by the coding sequence ATGTCTATTAAAAGAAAAAGAAGATTTCATGCCGAAGTAGCAACTTCATCATTGAGTGATATTATGTTTTTCTTGCTGTTGTTTTTCTTAATTATTTCAACACTTGCAAATCCTAATGTTATCAAAATGACTTTGCCAAAAGCGAAATCAAATGAAAAAACAAACAAGCAACTAATAAGTTTATCCGTTACCGAAGATAAAAAATTCTACATCGACAAAGAACCAGTTGAATTTGACGCTCTCGAAACGACTTTAATGTCAAAAATTGGAGCCGATAAACAGCAAACCGTTGTCGTTCGAATTCCGTTTAACTTACAAGTTCAGGATTTAGTAGATGTACTGCAAATAGGAGTGAAGAACAACTTGAAGTTTGTTATTGCTACAAGTCCGAAGTAG
- a CDS encoding chalcone isomerase family protein, whose product MKKILLLLTLLLSVQFSTVSAQATLDVNGVTVPRKIEVQNKTMQLNGAGGRSKMWLEVYVQALYLSQLSQDPKFIIDSDTEMAIRIEITSAMVSSNKLTKAMNAGFEKSAGSNFEELRPRIEDFKTLLSDVIKEKDVFILWYNPLDQTVSVIKNDVSKGKIPGFDFKKALFGIWLSDKPVDETLKKHLLGQ is encoded by the coding sequence ATGAAAAAGATTTTACTATTACTTACACTACTTTTAAGCGTCCAATTTTCGACGGTTTCTGCACAAGCTACACTTGATGTAAATGGCGTTACTGTTCCTAGAAAAATTGAAGTTCAAAACAAAACCATGCAGCTTAATGGTGCAGGTGGAAGATCAAAAATGTGGTTGGAAGTTTATGTGCAGGCATTGTATTTATCGCAATTAAGTCAGGATCCAAAATTCATTATTGACAGTGATACTGAAATGGCGATTAGAATTGAAATTACCTCAGCAATGGTTTCTTCAAACAAATTGACAAAAGCAATGAATGCCGGTTTTGAGAAATCTGCGGGAAGCAATTTTGAAGAATTACGTCCAAGAATTGAGGATTTCAAAACCTTATTAAGCGATGTTATAAAAGAAAAAGATGTCTTTATTTTATGGTACAATCCATTAGACCAAACTGTGAGCGTGATTAAAAATGATGTTTCTAAAGGAAAAATCCCTGGATTTGATTTCAAAAAAGCATTATTCGGAATCTGGTTATCTGATAAACCAGTTGACGAAACATTAAAGAAACACTTATTGGGACAATAA
- a CDS encoding folylpolyglutamate synthase/dihydrofolate synthase family protein: protein MNYQETTNWMFNQLPMYQLQGASAYKEDLTNIKLLAAHLDNPQNGQKYIHVAGTNGKGSTSHMLASVLQEAGYKVGLYTSPHLKDFRERIKINGEEISEDFVCEFVAKHKDFFEANDMSFFEMSVGLAFDYFASEKTDIAIIEVGLGGRLDATNIITPLVSVITNIDLDHTQFLGNTPALIAGEKAGIIKPNVPVVIGEYTAETQPVFLAKAEENKAPIYFASDLISEVYPSDLIGDYQFHNKKTVQETITVLNSQNEFKVSNESLKTGLLNVVKNTGLQGRWQQLGENPKIVCDTAHNKHGLAVVMNQIKNETFENLHIVLGVVNDKDLDSILPLFPKKAQYYFCSPNSSRGLGVEILKEAAKSHDLLGEKYDSVVEAFTAAKENAAQNDFIYVGGSTFVVAELPSN, encoded by the coding sequence ATGAACTATCAGGAAACTACCAATTGGATGTTTAATCAACTCCCAATGTACCAACTACAAGGCGCTTCGGCATACAAAGAAGATTTGACCAATATTAAGTTGCTGGCAGCACATCTTGATAATCCTCAAAATGGGCAAAAATACATTCACGTTGCAGGAACCAACGGCAAAGGATCTACTTCGCATATGTTGGCTTCGGTTTTGCAGGAAGCGGGATATAAAGTTGGATTATACACTTCGCCACATTTAAAAGATTTTAGGGAAAGAATTAAAATCAACGGCGAAGAAATATCAGAAGATTTTGTTTGTGAATTTGTCGCAAAACACAAAGATTTTTTTGAAGCCAATGATATGAGTTTCTTCGAAATGTCTGTTGGTTTAGCCTTTGATTATTTTGCTTCAGAGAAAACAGATATCGCGATTATTGAAGTTGGCCTTGGCGGAAGACTTGACGCTACCAATATTATAACGCCATTGGTTTCTGTGATTACAAACATCGATTTAGATCATACTCAGTTTCTTGGAAATACTCCGGCATTAATCGCTGGCGAAAAAGCCGGAATTATAAAACCTAATGTTCCGGTTGTTATTGGTGAATATACTGCGGAAACTCAACCTGTATTTTTGGCTAAAGCCGAAGAAAACAAAGCGCCAATATATTTTGCTTCAGATTTGATTTCCGAAGTTTATCCGTCTGATTTAATTGGAGATTATCAATTTCATAATAAGAAAACGGTTCAGGAAACTATTACTGTTCTAAATTCTCAAAATGAATTTAAAGTTTCAAACGAAAGTCTAAAAACTGGTTTATTGAACGTTGTAAAAAATACAGGTTTACAAGGAAGATGGCAGCAATTGGGAGAAAATCCGAAAATCGTTTGTGACACCGCACACAACAAACACGGATTGGCTGTTGTGATGAACCAAATTAAAAATGAAACTTTTGAGAATCTTCATATTGTTCTTGGAGTTGTAAACGATAAAGACTTGGATTCTATTTTGCCTCTTTTTCCTAAAAAAGCGCAATACTATTTCTGTAGTCCAAATTCTTCGAGAGGTTTAGGCGTTGAAATCTTAAAGGAAGCTGCCAAAAGTCACGATTTATTGGGAGAGAAATATGATTCTGTAGTCGAAGCTTTTACTGCTGCGAAGGAAAATGCTGCTCAAAATGATTTTATCTACGTTGGCGGAAGTACTTTTGTTGTTGCCGAATTGCCATCAAACTAA
- a CDS encoding MotA/TolQ/ExbB proton channel family protein, producing the protein MFSFIQVQTDTIANAASNVVIEKIAPNTEISVLGFILKGGFFLIPIAILLFYTFYVIIERYLYISKASKIDSRLMQDVGDKLNSGNIELARTIVERSNTAAGNILKEGVLVIGRPIAEIESNMDRAADIEIGEMERRLGHLGLIAGIAPTLGFIGTISGVIKIFYSISVTENISIGNISGGLYEKMISSGSGLIVGIIAYSAYHLLNGKIDDFALKIQKQILEFVNIIQRS; encoded by the coding sequence ATGTTTAGTTTTATACAAGTACAAACAGATACCATTGCAAACGCCGCTTCTAACGTAGTTATTGAAAAAATTGCTCCAAATACCGAAATCTCAGTTTTAGGATTTATCTTAAAAGGAGGTTTTTTCCTGATTCCAATTGCCATCTTACTATTCTATACTTTTTATGTAATCATAGAACGTTATTTATACATCAGTAAAGCTTCAAAAATTGACAGCAGATTAATGCAGGATGTTGGCGATAAGCTAAATTCTGGTAATATCGAACTTGCAAGAACAATTGTAGAAAGAAGTAATACTGCAGCAGGAAATATCCTGAAAGAAGGAGTTCTGGTTATTGGAAGACCAATTGCCGAAATCGAATCCAACATGGATCGTGCTGCCGATATCGAAATTGGAGAAATGGAACGCCGTTTAGGTCACCTTGGATTAATTGCCGGTATCGCGCCAACACTTGGTTTTATTGGAACAATTTCTGGAGTTATCAAGATTTTCTACAGTATTTCGGTTACAGAAAATATCAGTATCGGAAACATTTCCGGAGGTTTATACGAGAAAATGATTAGTTCCGGATCAGGACTTATTGTTGGTATTATCGCTTATAGCGCTTACCATTTATTAAACGGAAAAATTGATGATTTTGCTTTAAAAATTCAGAAACAAATACTAGAATTTGTAAACATAATTCAAAGATCGTAA
- a CDS encoding HD domain-containing protein produces the protein MEQQKQWSIDEIQKIWQLASKLHNGQKYGGFSDGEQVEYLNHIGSVVFEVLNAIQHTENINSDLAIKCAILHDTIEDTAITYEKVKALFGHEVASGVLALTKNDKIEGSLEKMLDSLKRIKEQPIEIWAVKMADRITNLYEPPFYWKDEKKLLYMEEAEIIYDELKDGNKYLAGRLKTKIKEYSRFLTTSQIN, from the coding sequence ATGGAACAACAAAAACAATGGTCAATCGATGAAATTCAAAAAATATGGCAATTGGCTTCAAAATTACACAACGGACAAAAATATGGTGGTTTTAGTGATGGTGAACAAGTTGAGTATCTAAATCATATTGGAAGTGTTGTCTTTGAGGTTTTAAATGCAATTCAACACACAGAAAACATCAATTCTGATTTAGCAATTAAATGTGCAATACTTCATGATACGATCGAAGACACAGCAATTACATACGAAAAAGTAAAGGCTCTTTTTGGTCATGAAGTTGCAAGTGGAGTTCTTGCGCTAACGAAAAATGACAAAATTGAAGGATCGCTTGAAAAAATGCTAGATAGTCTGAAACGAATTAAAGAACAGCCAATCGAAATTTGGGCTGTAAAAATGGCGGACAGAATTACAAATCTATACGAACCTCCGTTTTACTGGAAAGACGAAAAAAAGTTACTATATATGGAAGAAGCCGAAATTATCTACGACGAATTAAAAGATGGAAATAAATATTTGGCGGGAAGATTAAAAACAAAAATTAAAGAATATAGCCGTTTCCTGACTACGTCTCAAATTAATTAG
- a CDS encoding VOC family protein, whose translation MEDSNLPNNTTPKVTRIGGIFFFSDNPKETKEWYSKNLGLETNDWGSTFESRDINNPDKVNSLQWSPFKKGDEYFSPSKKEFMINYQVQNIEGLVAKLKENGVTILDDIATYDYGKFVHILDADDNKIELWEPA comes from the coding sequence ATGGAAGATTCAAATTTGCCAAACAATACAACACCAAAAGTTACCAGAATTGGAGGTATTTTCTTTTTTTCAGACAATCCAAAAGAAACAAAAGAATGGTATTCTAAAAATCTTGGGTTGGAAACCAATGATTGGGGTTCGACTTTTGAATCCCGAGATATTAATAATCCAGACAAAGTAAATTCACTTCAGTGGAGTCCTTTCAAAAAAGGAGACGAATATTTTTCTCCATCCAAAAAAGAATTTATGATTAATTATCAAGTTCAGAATATCGAAGGACTTGTAGCTAAACTTAAAGAAAACGGCGTAACAATACTGGATGATATTGCAACTTATGACTACGGAAAATTTGTGCATATTCTCGATGCCGATGACAATAAAATAGAACTTTGGGAACCGGCTTAA
- a CDS encoding Glu/Leu/Phe/Val dehydrogenase dimerization domain-containing protein, producing MKDLLQQFENKAPEIVFNWKDSETEAEGWTVINSLRGGAAGGGTRMRKGLDMNEVLSLAKTMEVKFSVSGPAIGGAKSGINFDPNDPRKKGVLQRWYKAVSPLLKSYYGTGGDLNVDEIHEVIPMTEECGVWHPQEGVFNGHFKPTEADKINRIGQLRQGVIKVIENPKFSPDVTRKYTVADMITGYGVAEAVRHFYATYGGDIKGKKAIVQGFGNVGSAAAFYLAEMGAKVIGIIDRDGGLIKEEGFSFEEIRTLFLNKDGNKLVADNMIPFEEINSKIWTIGAEIFTPCAASRLVQQSQIDSLIANGLEVISCGANVPFADKEIFFGSIMEEVDHKVSLIPDFISNCGMARVFAYFMEKKVQMTDEAIFNDTSEIIKNAIVKAHALNPSKTNISATAFEIALKQLV from the coding sequence ATGAAAGATTTATTACAGCAATTTGAAAATAAAGCACCTGAAATTGTTTTTAACTGGAAAGATTCTGAAACAGAAGCTGAAGGATGGACCGTTATTAATTCACTACGTGGAGGAGCTGCAGGTGGAGGAACAAGAATGAGAAAAGGCTTAGATATGAATGAAGTTTTATCATTGGCCAAAACAATGGAGGTTAAATTTTCGGTTTCAGGACCTGCAATTGGAGGCGCTAAATCAGGAATAAACTTTGACCCAAATGACCCGCGCAAAAAAGGAGTTTTGCAACGTTGGTACAAAGCTGTTTCACCATTATTGAAAAGTTATTACGGAACTGGCGGAGATTTAAATGTAGATGAGATTCACGAAGTAATTCCTATGACGGAAGAATGTGGCGTTTGGCATCCGCAAGAAGGAGTTTTCAACGGACATTTTAAACCAACTGAAGCGGACAAAATTAATAGAATTGGACAATTACGTCAAGGTGTTATCAAGGTAATCGAAAACCCAAAATTCTCACCGGATGTTACCAGAAAATATACTGTTGCCGACATGATTACAGGTTACGGTGTTGCCGAAGCTGTTCGTCATTTTTATGCTACTTATGGCGGAGACATTAAAGGTAAAAAAGCAATCGTTCAAGGTTTTGGAAACGTAGGTTCTGCTGCGGCTTTTTACCTTGCAGAAATGGGCGCAAAAGTAATTGGAATTATTGATCGTGACGGAGGATTAATTAAAGAAGAAGGTTTTTCTTTTGAAGAAATCAGAACTTTATTCCTTAATAAAGACGGAAATAAATTGGTTGCCGATAATATGATTCCGTTTGAGGAAATCAACTCTAAAATCTGGACAATTGGTGCTGAAATTTTCACGCCTTGTGCTGCGTCAAGATTAGTTCAACAAAGTCAAATTGATAGCTTAATCGCAAATGGATTAGAAGTTATTTCTTGTGGAGCAAATGTTCCTTTTGCTGACAAAGAAATTTTCTTTGGTTCGATCATGGAAGAAGTGGATCATAAAGTAAGTTTGATTCCTGACTTTATTTCAAACTGCGGAATGGCGAGAGTTTTTGCTTATTTCATGGAGAAAAAAGTTCAAATGACGGATGAAGCGATCTTTAACGATACATCTGAAATTATAAAAAATGCGATTGTAAAAGCTCACGCTTTAAATCCATCAAAAACAAATATCAGTGCAACTGCTTTCGAAATTGCATTGAAACAATTAGTATAA
- a CDS encoding YHS domain-containing (seleno)protein, which produces MKKLVLFVLILVSGISFAQNDAKRINQYNLENKVAIQGYDPVGYFNQGKAIKGKKEISASYQGVIYKFSSSENKDAFLKNPSKYEPQYGGWCAYAMGSAGEKVEINPETFKIVDGKLYLFYNAYFNNTLKSWNKEETKLKSQADTNWKNIYK; this is translated from the coding sequence ATGAAAAAGCTAGTATTATTTGTGTTGATTTTGGTTTCAGGTATTTCATTTGCTCAAAACGACGCGAAACGAATTAATCAATATAACTTAGAAAATAAAGTTGCAATTCAGGGTTATGATCCGGTTGGATATTTTAATCAGGGAAAAGCAATCAAAGGAAAAAAAGAAATTTCAGCTTCTTATCAAGGTGTAATTTATAAATTTTCGTCAAGCGAAAATAAAGATGCGTTCTTAAAAAATCCGTCAAAATATGAACCTCAATATGGCGGATGGTGTGCTTATGCAATGGGAAGTGCCGGCGAAAAAGTCGAAATAAATCCTGAAACTTTCAAGATTGTCGACGGTAAACTCTATTTATTTTACAACGCTTATTTTAACAATACTTTGAAAAGTTGGAATAAAGAAGAGACGAAACTAAAGTCGCAAGCAGATACAAACTGGAAAAACATATATAAATAA
- a CDS encoding helix-turn-helix domain-containing protein: protein MSTLIKPNHIGRKISRIRELRDMKQEALAQALGTSQQTVSAIENSETIDDEKLAEVAKALGVTVEAIKNFSEENMINFFNTFNDAVNNSHFASTNYNCTFNPLDKVVELYERLVQSEKEKVEYLEKIIKGK, encoded by the coding sequence ATGAGCACACTAATAAAACCAAATCACATAGGGCGAAAAATTAGCCGTATTCGTGAACTTCGAGATATGAAACAAGAAGCTTTGGCGCAAGCTTTAGGAACAAGTCAACAAACTGTTTCGGCTATTGAAAACAGTGAAACTATTGATGATGAAAAACTTGCCGAAGTTGCAAAAGCATTAGGTGTAACAGTAGAAGCAATTAAAAATTTTTCGGAAGAAAATATGATTAATTTTTTTAATACTTTTAATGATGCTGTAAATAATAGCCACTTTGCAAGCACTAACTACAACTGTACTTTTAATCCTCTTGATAAAGTTGTAGAACTTTACGAACGTTTAGTTCAATCCGAAAAAGAAAAAGTTGAATATCTGGAAAAAATAATAAAAGGGAAATAA
- a CDS encoding acyl-CoA dehydrogenase has product MDFNLTEEHLMIQQAARDFAQNELLPGVIERDEKQIFPTEQVKKMGQLGFMGMMVDPKYGGSGLDAISYVIAMEEISKVDASASVVMSVNNSLVCWGLQEFGTEEQKQKYLPGLASGEIHGAFCLSEPEAGSDATSQKTTAVDMGDHYIVNGTKNWITNGNTASLYLVIAQTHPELKHKGINALIMTKDMPGFSIGPKEQKMGIRGSDTHSLMFSDVKVPKENRIGEDGFGFKFAMKTLAGGRIGIASQALGIASGAYELALKYSKERKAFGTEICNHQAIAFKLADMAVNIEAARHLCMKAAWDKDQHKNYDVSGAMAKLFASQVAMDTAVEAVQIHGGNGYVKEYHVERFMRDAKITQIYEGTSEIQKIVISRSVIAG; this is encoded by the coding sequence ATGGATTTCAATCTGACCGAAGAACATTTAATGATTCAACAAGCCGCTAGAGATTTTGCTCAAAACGAATTGTTGCCAGGTGTTATTGAACGTGACGAAAAACAAATTTTTCCGACGGAACAAGTAAAAAAAATGGGACAATTAGGATTCATGGGAATGATGGTTGATCCTAAATATGGCGGAAGTGGACTTGATGCAATTTCGTATGTAATTGCGATGGAAGAAATTTCTAAAGTCGATGCATCTGCTTCTGTAGTAATGTCTGTAAACAACTCATTAGTTTGTTGGGGATTACAAGAATTTGGAACTGAAGAACAAAAACAAAAATATTTACCGGGTCTGGCTTCAGGTGAAATTCACGGAGCTTTTTGCTTAAGCGAGCCAGAAGCAGGAAGTGATGCAACTTCTCAAAAAACAACTGCGGTTGATATGGGAGATCACTATATTGTAAACGGAACAAAAAACTGGATTACAAACGGAAACACAGCATCACTTTATTTGGTAATTGCTCAAACGCATCCTGAATTAAAACATAAAGGAATTAATGCTTTGATCATGACCAAAGATATGCCTGGTTTTTCTATTGGACCAAAAGAACAAAAAATGGGAATCCGTGGTTCTGATACACACTCTTTAATGTTTAGTGATGTAAAAGTTCCTAAAGAAAACAGAATTGGAGAAGATGGTTTCGGATTCAAATTTGCGATGAAAACTCTTGCCGGAGGTCGTATCGGTATTGCTTCTCAAGCTTTAGGAATTGCTTCCGGAGCTTATGAATTAGCTTTAAAATATTCTAAAGAACGTAAAGCTTTTGGAACTGAAATTTGCAATCACCAGGCAATTGCTTTCAAATTGGCAGATATGGCAGTTAATATCGAAGCAGCGCGTCATTTGTGTATGAAAGCGGCTTGGGATAAAGACCAACATAAAAATTATGATGTAAGTGGAGCAATGGCAAAATTGTTTGCTTCTCAAGTGGCGATGGACACGGCGGTAGAAGCAGTGCAGATTCACGGAGGTAACGGTTACGTAAAAGAGTACCATGTAGAACGTTTTATGCGTGATGCAAAAATTACTCAAATCTATGAAGGAACATCAGAGATTCAAAAAATTGTAATTTCAAGATCAGTTATTGCAGGATAA
- a CDS encoding FUSC family protein, which yields MEKKILSELTDQELLQEAKKRKSTSITNAFLIGFLVGIVVYSVAKNTWGFLTLIPLFLIYKLVNKSKYDDKELENILKARGLK from the coding sequence ATGGAGAAAAAAATACTATCAGAATTAACGGATCAGGAATTGTTGCAGGAAGCAAAAAAAAGGAAATCAACTTCTATAACTAATGCTTTCTTAATTGGATTTCTAGTAGGAATTGTAGTTTACAGCGTTGCAAAAAACACTTGGGGTTTTCTAACGTTAATACCTTTATTTCTTATTTACAAATTAGTTAATAAATCAAAATATGATGATAAGGAATTAGAAAATATCCTAAAAGCGCGAGGTTTGAAATAA